The proteins below are encoded in one region of Methanosarcina barkeri 3:
- the argJ gene encoding bifunctional ornithine acetyltransferase/N-acetylglutamate synthase, whose amino-acid sequence MKEIEGGICAVRGVSANGIKAGKMGLTVILAEGPAAGVFTKNKVTAAPVTLSKGVIDTKHRLSAIIANSGNANAFTGDDGFLDAMEMAAILAKKLDLEADTVAVASTGVIGRRLDVSLIADRLPEVLKGLGSSPECSREAAKAIMTTDRVVKEVAIEMDCGIRIGAIAKGSGMIEPNMGTMLCFAYTDAKVPADVLDAALRVAVGKTFNMIVVDGDTSTNDMVLLTSTCKSGIKPCMDCLDDFEEGLIYVFTELAKKMAKDGEGATKLIEARVIGAKTHEDAKLAAKSIVRSPLVKSAIFGKDPNWGRVVAAAGYSGAELEQERLSLSFSGGREEVELVNSGEISGSSDLELLKNIMANDEIVITLDLNLGKEQATAWGCDLTYDYVRINAEYTT is encoded by the coding sequence ATGAAGGAAATCGAAGGTGGAATCTGTGCAGTAAGGGGTGTATCTGCAAACGGGATTAAAGCCGGAAAAATGGGATTGACTGTCATTCTTGCAGAGGGGCCTGCAGCAGGCGTTTTCACAAAAAATAAAGTCACAGCAGCTCCGGTTACCCTTAGTAAGGGAGTAATCGATACTAAGCACCGTCTTTCGGCTATAATTGCAAATAGCGGAAACGCTAACGCTTTTACAGGTGATGACGGCTTTCTGGATGCTATGGAAATGGCAGCCATACTTGCCAAAAAGCTTGATCTTGAGGCTGATACGGTTGCAGTTGCCTCGACAGGAGTGATTGGCAGGAGGCTTGACGTCTCCTTAATCGCAGACCGTCTTCCTGAAGTCCTCAAAGGGCTGGGCAGTTCTCCTGAGTGCAGTCGGGAAGCCGCAAAAGCAATTATGACCACGGATAGGGTCGTAAAAGAAGTAGCTATCGAGATGGATTGCGGGATCAGGATAGGAGCCATTGCCAAAGGTTCGGGGATGATCGAGCCCAATATGGGGACTATGCTCTGTTTTGCATATACTGATGCCAAAGTGCCTGCCGATGTCCTGGACGCTGCTCTCAGAGTAGCAGTGGGTAAAACTTTCAATATGATCGTGGTGGACGGGGATACAAGCACTAACGACATGGTACTTCTCACTTCCACCTGCAAGTCTGGAATCAAACCCTGTATGGATTGTCTGGATGACTTTGAAGAGGGGCTGATTTACGTTTTCACCGAGCTTGCAAAGAAAATGGCAAAGGATGGAGAAGGCGCTACAAAACTTATTGAAGCCAGGGTAATTGGTGCAAAAACACATGAGGACGCTAAACTTGCTGCAAAGTCAATTGTACGTTCTCCTCTGGTTAAATCTGCAATTTTCGGAAAAGACCCCAACTGGGGAAGGGTTGTAGCTGCAGCAGGCTACTCAGGTGCCGAACTTGAACAGGAAAGGCTTTCTCTCTCTTTCTCAGGAGGAAGAGAAGAGGTTGAACTCGTAAACTCCGGCGAAATTTCCGGTTCTTCGGATCTTGAGCTTTTGAAAAATATAATGGCAAATGATGAAATTGTCATTACCCTTGACCTTAACCTGGGAAAAGAACAGGCAACAGCCTGGGGTTGCGACCTGACATATGACTATGTCAGGATTAACGCCGAATATACGACTTAA
- a CDS encoding CBS domain-containing protein, protein MKVKDVMNPNVVFCKPDDTVREAARVLKENNVSGAPILEGEELVGIISEADLLKLLILPERGELWLPSPFEVIEVPIRELLGWEETKKMLSDVGSIKIEEIMTKDVHTISSEASIEEASEHMIRHRINRLPVTADNRVVGIITRGDIIEGLAKL, encoded by the coding sequence ATGAAGGTAAAAGATGTTATGAATCCGAACGTTGTTTTCTGCAAACCTGATGATACAGTCCGGGAAGCGGCAAGAGTCTTAAAGGAAAATAATGTAAGTGGAGCACCCATCCTTGAAGGTGAAGAACTTGTGGGAATTATAAGCGAAGCGGACTTGCTAAAACTGCTGATACTCCCCGAAAGGGGGGAACTCTGGCTTCCAAGCCCCTTTGAGGTTATAGAGGTTCCTATCAGGGAACTCCTGGGCTGGGAGGAAACAAAAAAGATGCTTTCTGATGTGGGTTCCATAAAGATAGAAGAGATCATGACAAAGGATGTGCACACGATCTCTTCCGAGGCATCCATTGAAGAAGCATCTGAGCACATGATAAGGCACAGGATCAACAGGCTTCCTGTAACTGCGGATAACCGCGTGGTTGGGATCATTACTCGCGGCGATATTATCGAAGGTCTTGCAAAGCTCTGA
- the argC gene encoding N-acetyl-gamma-glutamyl-phosphate reductase: MIKAGIIGASGYTGGELLRLLVNHPSVKLELATSRSLEGKPVTSTHRHLEGFLDLKYENPDSEDIRERCDVVFLAVPHGTGMNYVPELLDGNTKVVDLSADYRLETSEFEKIYGIKHKDPRNAVYGLVELHPEVAEENFVANPGCFPTGATLAAAPLAAAGLIDIAVFDSKTGISGAGISPTQNSHYPNLAENIIPYKLTAHRHRAEIVQELTGFDEDLRNINFTPHVIPSIRGIFTTAHLFTKEPLSTDEVKTIYEEFYRDKPFIRFPSGVPSLTAVRGSNFCDISFEADKENNRVVVLSAIDNLVKGASGQAIQNMNLMFGLDETCGLWLPAAAP; the protein is encoded by the coding sequence ATGATCAAGGCTGGAATAATAGGAGCTTCGGGATATACGGGAGGAGAACTCCTTCGTTTGCTCGTCAACCATCCCAGTGTCAAGCTGGAGCTGGCAACTTCCCGAAGCCTTGAAGGGAAACCTGTAACGAGTACTCATAGGCATCTTGAAGGCTTTCTCGACCTGAAATATGAAAATCCTGATTCTGAAGATATCAGGGAGCGCTGTGACGTAGTCTTTCTTGCAGTACCCCACGGAACTGGTATGAACTATGTACCTGAACTGCTTGATGGAAATACTAAGGTTGTTGACCTTAGCGCGGACTACAGGCTTGAAACCTCGGAATTTGAGAAAATATACGGGATAAAGCATAAAGACCCGAGGAACGCTGTTTACGGACTTGTAGAACTCCACCCTGAAGTTGCAGAAGAAAATTTCGTGGCAAATCCGGGATGTTTTCCTACAGGCGCAACCCTTGCAGCAGCCCCGCTTGCAGCAGCTGGACTTATCGATATTGCGGTTTTTGATTCTAAGACCGGAATCTCAGGAGCTGGGATTTCACCTACTCAAAACTCACATTATCCAAACCTGGCGGAAAATATTATCCCGTATAAACTTACAGCACACAGGCATAGGGCTGAAATTGTCCAGGAGTTGACAGGGTTTGACGAAGATCTCAGAAACATCAATTTCACTCCTCACGTAATTCCGTCTATCAGAGGGATCTTTACAACCGCTCACCTCTTTACAAAGGAACCTCTCTCCACGGACGAAGTAAAGACAATTTACGAGGAATTTTACAGGGATAAGCCGTTTATAAGGTTCCCTTCAGGAGTTCCTTCCTTAACTGCAGTCAGAGGTTCTAACTTCTGTGATATAAGCTTTGAAGCAGATAAGGAAAATAACAGGGTTGTCGTGCTCTCGGCAATCGATAACCTGGTCAAAGGTGCATCAGGACAGGCTATTCAGAATATGAACCTCATGTTTGGGTTAGACGAGACATGTGGGCTCTGGCTGCCTGCTGCGGCTCCGTAA
- a CDS encoding nucleoside 2-deoxyribosyltransferase, whose translation MNRKKTIYLAGPLFSHAELEYNCKLKDLLLKKGFSVFLPQEDAEDTIDEREKLNQECIFNKCVEGLDGSDIVVAVLDGVDVDSGTAWEIGYAYAKEKPVIGVRTDFRSLSDGIVNLMIEMAIVALAKDEDELLKMIEKFR comes from the coding sequence ATGAACAGGAAGAAGACAATCTATCTTGCAGGTCCCCTCTTCAGCCATGCGGAACTTGAATATAACTGCAAATTAAAGGATTTGCTGCTCAAAAAGGGCTTTTCGGTTTTTTTACCCCAGGAAGATGCAGAGGATACGATAGATGAACGTGAAAAGCTAAATCAGGAGTGTATTTTCAATAAATGTGTGGAAGGTCTGGACGGTTCTGATATTGTAGTTGCAGTTCTTGATGGTGTGGATGTAGACTCAGGAACTGCCTGGGAGATAGGCTACGCTTATGCAAAGGAAAAGCCTGTCATCGGGGTTCGAACTGACTTTCGGTCTCTCTCTGACGGGATTGTCAACCTTATGATAGAGATGGCTATAGTCGCCCTTGCGAAGGACGAAGACGAACTGCTGAAAATGATAGAAAAATTCCGATAA
- a CDS encoding GNAT family N-acetyltransferase — protein MIRSYKKTDLEEMVRIWYETSVIAHFFIPTLFWASQKNTMKEKYLPLAENFIFEEEGQISGFISLVGEHVCALFIAPEMQGRGIGRALLEHAKTLKGKLSLKVYKKNKHAFYFYEKCEFVAAGEEIDEYTGCVQILMEWEQVR, from the coding sequence TTGATCCGAAGTTACAAGAAAACCGATCTTGAAGAAATGGTTAGGATCTGGTACGAAACCTCCGTCATTGCCCATTTCTTTATCCCTACCTTGTTCTGGGCTTCGCAAAAGAACACAATGAAGGAGAAGTACCTTCCACTCGCCGAAAATTTTATTTTCGAAGAAGAAGGGCAGATCTCAGGATTTATCTCCCTTGTTGGGGAACACGTATGCGCTCTTTTCATAGCACCTGAAATGCAGGGTCGAGGAATCGGCAGAGCTCTTCTCGAACATGCAAAAACCTTGAAAGGAAAGCTATCCCTCAAAGTTTACAAAAAAAATAAACATGCCTTTTACTTTTATGAAAAATGTGAGTTTGTGGCGGCTGGCGAGGAAATTGATGAGTATACAGGTTGCGTACAGATTTTAATGGAATGGGAACAGGTTCGCTGA
- a CDS encoding Hsp20/alpha crystallin family protein produces the protein MKFPIKRTDRDMYSWDPFDEIRRMQNYMEHMFRAFPATEGRFGSEAFSPLTDVIEEDEKVVVTTDLPGVDKEDVELDLRDNVLVISAGKGKEQEAEKEGYLRKERSFMRYYREISLPDGVTEEGSSAQLKNGVLTVTLPKTKPVAGKRIEIE, from the coding sequence ATGAAATTTCCAATAAAAAGAACAGACCGTGATATGTATAGCTGGGACCCATTTGATGAGATAAGAAGGATGCAGAACTATATGGAACATATGTTCAGAGCTTTTCCCGCAACGGAAGGTCGATTCGGAAGCGAAGCTTTCTCTCCGCTGACTGATGTTATTGAAGAAGACGAGAAAGTAGTTGTGACAACCGATCTACCTGGCGTTGACAAAGAAGATGTTGAACTAGATCTCAGGGATAATGTTCTGGTAATCAGCGCAGGGAAAGGAAAAGAACAAGAGGCTGAAAAAGAAGGTTACCTTAGAAAAGAGCGGTCTTTCATGCGCTACTACCGTGAAATTTCTCTTCCCGACGGCGTAACAGAAGAAGGGTCAAGTGCACAGCTCAAAAACGGTGTCTTAACTGTTACCCTACCGAAAACAAAACCTGTAGCTGGGAAGAGAATCGAGATTGAATAA
- a CDS encoding PKD domain-containing protein: MKNRILILFFLVCLPVLINIPTVLCMTPPTVYVSGDSSGDFYCNGTDDHEQINQALKYVTENPDYTTVYLKGPFTYVVNGTLLIGNNITLEGDSDAVLKLVDNAGWIKNVPLIQQNDSSGNRNITIKNFKIDGNREKNTNVNSGTDYYNLIHLSNCQNIDVYNMYLTNNHGDGLRVNNCSNIEFHDNKAYLLGHDVLCTIKCSAVEAYNNNITCRMNSGLRVYNTNNVRLYGNNITSEGYGGAGIQIQKEGNSYKMDNIEVYNNTIYRTALSGIWIFGSGTYSPSSTNAYVHHNQIYDTGTNTNNGNIGGIVSDGFNVTIENNVIDGAYGSGIAQKNVYSSSPLNGSGYVITARNNIITNIQSSLAQGNGVGVANFLKDTHSFVLQNNCFYNNSGGNYSYVDAGLGDIQSDPQYADRNNRDYHLKSKSGRWNGIEWVNDGVNSPCIDAGYPLSDYSNEPEPNGNRINIGLYGNTGDASKSEISEIILPVANFSANKTEGKAPLTIQFTDSSENAASVSWDFNSDGVSDSVDRNPVYEFTTVGTFTVNLTATNENGTSSKLATIKVTEKSVPVLPVANFTANLTVRFFDISANNPNKWNWDFGDGTNSTEQNPVHTFSKEGTYNVTLVATNDEGSSEVRSMIITVKSVLTPPVASFGANKTEGTVPLTVKFTDTSTRRPTGWKWNFGDGNTSTVQNPVYTFSGTGTYNVTLVATNGDGSSDESSMNIKVNRVLTPPIASFTANPTIGTAPLTVKFTDTSTNSPTSWKWSFGDDQTSTVQNPEHTFGGEGTYRVTLTATNADGSSAKKSMDIKVNRAPTPPDANFTVNQTEGTTPLTVKFTDTSTNSPTEWKWNFGDGVTSTDKSPVYTYTSAGTFTATLNVGNKDGYDTASKTITVTEVPLGSPKASFAAAPRIGHAPLTVKFTDKSSNATSVKWNFGDGTTSTESNPTHTYKTNKVIEFYTVTLTVTNGKESSVATNYIYVLI; this comes from the coding sequence ATGAAAAACCGGATATTAATACTTTTTTTTCTTGTGTGCCTTCCTGTACTGATAAACATCCCTACTGTTTTATGTATGACTCCCCCAACGGTCTACGTTTCAGGAGATAGTAGTGGTGATTTTTACTGCAATGGAACAGACGATCACGAACAGATTAATCAGGCTCTAAAGTATGTAACCGAAAACCCTGATTACACGACTGTTTATCTCAAAGGGCCATTTACATACGTTGTTAATGGCACACTTCTAATCGGTAACAATATTACTCTTGAGGGAGATTCAGATGCTGTTCTCAAACTGGTTGATAACGCAGGCTGGATAAAGAACGTACCCCTGATTCAACAGAATGACAGTTCAGGAAACCGAAATATTACTATCAAGAACTTTAAAATTGATGGAAACCGTGAAAAAAACACTAATGTTAACAGCGGAACTGATTATTACAACCTTATCCACTTGAGCAATTGTCAGAACATCGATGTATATAACATGTATCTTACCAATAACCATGGAGACGGTCTAAGAGTTAACAACTGTTCTAATATAGAATTCCATGACAATAAGGCATATTTACTGGGACATGATGTTCTATGTACCATTAAATGTTCAGCTGTGGAAGCCTATAATAATAACATAACCTGCAGAATGAACAGTGGACTGAGAGTTTATAACACAAACAATGTGAGGCTCTACGGCAATAACATCACGTCCGAAGGTTATGGAGGTGCAGGAATTCAGATCCAGAAGGAAGGAAACAGTTATAAAATGGATAATATTGAAGTGTATAATAACACGATATACAGGACTGCGCTTTCTGGAATCTGGATTTTTGGATCCGGAACTTATTCTCCTTCATCAACAAATGCCTATGTCCACCATAATCAGATCTATGATACAGGAACCAACACTAATAATGGTAATATTGGGGGAATAGTGTCTGATGGATTCAATGTCACCATTGAGAATAACGTGATTGACGGAGCCTATGGATCTGGTATTGCACAGAAAAACGTGTATTCTTCTTCACCTCTGAACGGCTCAGGATATGTTATTACAGCGAGAAATAACATTATAACAAATATCCAATCATCATTGGCTCAAGGAAATGGAGTTGGAGTAGCCAATTTCCTTAAAGATACACATTCTTTTGTTCTGCAAAACAATTGTTTCTATAACAACTCTGGTGGTAACTATTCATATGTAGACGCAGGATTGGGAGACATACAGTCAGATCCGCAGTATGCAGACAGAAATAACCGTGATTACCATTTAAAATCAAAATCAGGGCGATGGAACGGGATCGAATGGGTAAATGACGGTGTAAATTCCCCATGTATTGACGCAGGCTATCCTTTATCGGACTATTCTAATGAGCCGGAACCCAATGGAAACAGAATTAACATCGGCCTGTACGGAAATACGGGAGATGCATCAAAATCAGAAATATCAGAAATAATACTTCCTGTAGCAAATTTCAGTGCCAACAAAACAGAAGGCAAAGCGCCTCTAACTATCCAGTTTACTGATAGTTCTGAAAATGCAGCTTCTGTAAGCTGGGACTTTAACAGTGACGGAGTCAGTGATTCTGTAGACAGAAATCCAGTTTATGAGTTCACAACTGTAGGAACTTTTACCGTTAATCTGACAGCAACTAATGAAAATGGTACAAGTTCAAAGTTAGCTACAATAAAAGTTACCGAGAAATCGGTGCCAGTTCTTCCTGTGGCAAACTTCACTGCAAATCTTACTGTGCGGTTCTTTGACATATCCGCTAATAATCCAAACAAATGGAACTGGGACTTTGGAGATGGGACTAATTCAACCGAACAGAATCCTGTACACACGTTCAGTAAAGAGGGAACATACAATGTCACCCTGGTTGCAACAAATGATGAAGGGTCCAGTGAGGTAAGATCAATGATTATCACAGTAAAATCCGTACTGACGCCACCAGTTGCAAGCTTCGGTGCAAATAAGACAGAGGGAACAGTTCCTCTTACTGTGAAATTCACTGATACATCCACTCGCCGTCCAACAGGGTGGAAATGGAACTTCGGAGACGGTAATACATCAACAGTTCAGAATCCGGTATATACATTCAGTGGTACAGGAACATACAATGTCACCCTGGTTGCAACAAATGGTGACGGTTCAAGTGATGAAAGTTCAATGAATATTAAAGTAAACCGCGTACTAACTCCACCGATTGCAAGCTTCACAGCAAACCCGACCATAGGAACAGCTCCTCTTACTGTGAAGTTTACTGATACATCTACCAACAGTCCAACCAGCTGGAAGTGGAGTTTTGGAGATGATCAAACATCAACAGTTCAGAACCCTGAACATACATTCGGTGGTGAGGGAACATACAGGGTTACCTTGACTGCAACGAATGCTGATGGTTCAAGTGCTAAAAAATCAATGGACATTAAAGTAAACCGTGCACCAACACCTCCAGATGCCAACTTCACTGTGAATCAGACCGAAGGAACAACTCCTCTTACTGTGAAGTTTACTGACACATCCACTAATAGTCCAACCGAATGGAAATGGAACTTTGGCGATGGGGTTACCTCTACCGATAAAAGTCCAGTCTATACCTATACTAGTGCAGGAACATTTACTGCCACTCTGAACGTAGGCAACAAAGATGGTTATGACACCGCAAGCAAAACAATAACTGTCACTGAAGTCCCTCTGGGCTCACCAAAAGCAAGTTTTGCAGCAGCCCCTCGGATTGGACATGCGCCTCTCACAGTTAAGTTCACAGATAAGTCCAGCAATGCAACCTCAGTAAAATGGAACTTCGGTGATGGAACTACCTCTACCGAATCTAATCCAACTCATACCTATAAAACTAATAAGGTTATAGAGTTTTATACTGTGACATTAACTGTAACCAATGGAAAAGAGTCAAGTGTTGCAACCAATTATATATATGTTCTCATATAA
- a CDS encoding TIGR00296 family protein has product MLTDVEGMAAVKLARKTIELFLSEERLPEPQELDFELSPVFGEKRGVFVTLTESGLLRGCIGHPFPDSRLEDAIMDSAISAATRDPRFHPVGKDELDEIVVEVTVLTQPEKINAPVEELPERIEIGKHGLIVKQGYCQGLLLPQVAPEYNMDSLEFLGHTCLKAGLSPDAWLKGAEVSCFEGQIFKEKEPSGEVIEEKLQ; this is encoded by the coding sequence ATGCTTACAGACGTTGAAGGCATGGCTGCAGTCAAACTTGCAAGGAAAACGATCGAATTGTTCCTCTCGGAAGAAAGGCTTCCGGAACCTCAGGAACTTGATTTTGAGCTTTCGCCGGTTTTCGGGGAGAAAAGGGGAGTTTTTGTTACACTAACGGAAAGCGGGCTTCTTAGAGGCTGTATAGGGCATCCGTTCCCGGATTCCAGACTTGAGGACGCAATTATGGATTCTGCAATTTCTGCGGCAACTCGGGACCCGCGTTTTCATCCGGTGGGAAAAGATGAACTGGATGAGATAGTTGTTGAGGTAACAGTTCTTACCCAGCCTGAAAAGATTAATGCTCCTGTAGAAGAACTTCCTGAACGCATAGAGATCGGAAAACATGGACTTATTGTAAAGCAGGGGTACTGTCAGGGACTTTTGCTTCCTCAGGTTGCCCCTGAGTATAATATGGATTCTCTCGAGTTTCTGGGCCATACCTGCCTGAAAGCTGGTCTTTCGCCTGATGCCTGGCTCAAAGGAGCCGAAGTCTCCTGTTTCGAAGGGCAGATTTTCAAGGAAAAAGAACCAAGTGGCGAGGTAATTGAGGAAAAATTGCAGTAA
- a CDS encoding phosphoglycerate kinase has product MTSRNFLTIDDFDTHGKTILVRVDLNSPMDPQGNILDDMRIRSHIATLKDLEDAKVVLLAHQSRPGKKDFTTMKPHANLMSKYLGKQVLYVDDIFGTYAKTRIASMENGDVILLENVRFYSEESLERPPSEQAKTYPVKKLAPFVDIFLNDAFAVSHRSQLSVVGFTEVLPTGAGRVMEKELTSLNRGIKGGERPTIFVLGGAKVDDSLRVAENVLANGGADRVLLTGVVANVALAASGIDIGKVNLDFIKSQGYEDQIEKAKGILAKFKDKVGLPRDVALNDNKKRVELPVSELNYDSLPINDIGLETIVNFTSEIESAKTVVLNGPAGISEVADFALGTHEIIKAATKSEFSIIGGGHISAEVEHLGLAHRFSHISTGGGALIDYLSGVKLPGVEALKAAAKRYEEAKKI; this is encoded by the coding sequence ATGACTTCTAGAAACTTTCTTACAATAGATGATTTTGACACGCATGGAAAGACAATTCTTGTAAGAGTTGACCTGAACTCCCCTATGGATCCACAGGGTAATATTCTGGACGATATGCGGATCCGAAGCCATATTGCCACCTTGAAGGATCTTGAGGACGCAAAAGTTGTTTTGCTTGCACACCAGAGCAGGCCAGGAAAAAAAGACTTCACCACAATGAAGCCTCATGCTAACCTGATGTCCAAATATCTGGGAAAGCAGGTCCTCTATGTAGATGATATCTTTGGAACTTACGCAAAGACCAGGATTGCTTCTATGGAAAATGGGGATGTCATCCTGCTCGAAAATGTAAGGTTCTATTCCGAAGAAAGTCTCGAAAGACCTCCATCAGAACAGGCAAAAACTTACCCGGTTAAAAAACTGGCACCTTTTGTGGATATCTTCCTTAATGATGCCTTTGCCGTATCCCACAGATCTCAACTTTCCGTAGTCGGATTTACTGAGGTTCTCCCTACAGGAGCCGGAAGAGTTATGGAAAAGGAGCTCACGTCTCTGAATAGGGGGATCAAAGGAGGAGAACGGCCAACGATTTTCGTGCTCGGTGGAGCTAAAGTCGATGACTCACTCCGGGTGGCGGAAAATGTACTTGCAAACGGAGGGGCTGACAGGGTACTCCTGACAGGTGTAGTAGCAAATGTGGCGCTTGCAGCATCAGGTATAGATATCGGAAAAGTAAATCTGGATTTTATCAAATCCCAGGGCTATGAAGACCAGATCGAAAAAGCGAAAGGTATACTTGCGAAATTCAAAGATAAAGTTGGTCTTCCCAGGGACGTGGCTTTAAACGATAATAAGAAGCGGGTTGAATTACCTGTTTCGGAACTTAACTACGATTCTCTCCCTATAAACGATATTGGGCTTGAAACCATTGTGAACTTTACCAGTGAAATCGAAAGTGCAAAAACTGTTGTTTTAAATGGCCCTGCAGGGATTTCCGAAGTTGCTGATTTTGCCCTTGGAACGCACGAGATTATAAAAGCTGCTACTAAGTCCGAGTTTTCAATTATTGGCGGTGGACATATTTCGGCAGAAGTCGAGCATCTCGGGCTTGCACACCGTTTCTCTCACATCAGTACAGGCGGTGGAGCATTAATTGATTATCTCTCAGGAGTAAAGCTTCCTGGCGTTGAGGCTCTGAAGGCTGCAGCTAAGAGATATGAGGAAGCTAAGAAGATCTGA
- a CDS encoding uracil-DNA glycosylase family protein, which translates to MVEAGYETVAREIIKCTRCPLHKSAIRRVIGKGSCNPKVFFIGEAPGKSENETGIPFYGRAGKELDKMIEYMRLSEEDWMVTNTVKCHPPENRKPRTNEIECCKPFLLSQIILLNPKIIILLGNTAEKSFCPGRKLEWGVPVEHEGRMILKLYHPAALIYTSSKKEIQRAFIDKNRDLWS; encoded by the coding sequence ATGGTGGAAGCCGGATACGAAACTGTTGCAAGGGAGATAATTAAATGCACCCGATGTCCGCTCCACAAAAGTGCAATCAGAAGAGTCATAGGAAAAGGGTCCTGTAATCCGAAAGTTTTCTTTATAGGAGAAGCTCCCGGGAAAAGCGAAAATGAAACAGGGATTCCGTTCTATGGCAGGGCAGGAAAAGAACTGGATAAAATGATCGAGTACATGAGACTTTCCGAAGAAGACTGGATGGTAACAAATACGGTCAAATGTCACCCGCCAGAAAACCGAAAGCCCAGGACAAACGAGATCGAGTGCTGTAAACCCTTCCTGCTTTCTCAGATAATCCTGCTTAACCCGAAAATCATAATCCTTCTTGGTAATACAGCCGAGAAGTCCTTTTGCCCTGGAAGAAAACTCGAATGGGGAGTCCCTGTGGAACATGAAGGAAGAATGATCCTGAAACTTTATCATCCTGCAGCCCTGATCTATACTTCCTCAAAAAAGGAGATCCAACGTGCTTTCATTGACAAAAATCGTGACCTATGGAGCTGA
- a CDS encoding Hsp20/alpha crystallin family protein: MAMVKMSPDVFSCSDDKGNLEIQVNLPGVKKENIELKMVEEGFFVRAKREETGVEYAGTYAFCCGVIPQKAVARYCDGKLFVIVPYRESSETVNVEIQ, encoded by the coding sequence ATGGCTATGGTGAAAATGTCTCCTGATGTATTTTCGTGTTCCGATGACAAGGGAAACCTGGAAATCCAGGTTAATTTGCCTGGGGTAAAGAAAGAGAATATTGAACTAAAGATGGTTGAGGAAGGATTTTTCGTAAGAGCGAAAAGAGAAGAAACCGGAGTCGAATACGCCGGAACTTACGCATTCTGCTGTGGGGTTATCCCTCAAAAAGCAGTTGCGAGATACTGCGATGGAAAACTGTTCGTGATAGTGCCCTATAGAGAAAGCTCAGAAACTGTCAATGTTGAAATTCAGTAA
- a CDS encoding ferredoxin family protein, whose protein sequence is MHPVIDYKKCTGALACYEVCPAEVFDIEEIDRVKRAVVARPENCIECNQCVEACPEDAIELIED, encoded by the coding sequence ATGCATCCAGTAATCGACTATAAAAAGTGTACAGGGGCTCTTGCTTGCTACGAGGTTTGCCCTGCAGAAGTTTTTGATATTGAAGAAATTGACCGAGTAAAAAGGGCAGTTGTAGCCCGTCCGGAAAACTGCATAGAGTGTAACCAGTGTGTGGAAGCCTGTCCGGAAGATGCCATCGAACTTATTGAAGATTGA